In Lolium rigidum isolate FL_2022 chromosome 3, APGP_CSIRO_Lrig_0.1, whole genome shotgun sequence, the genomic window ATCCAAAACGACGGTAACAGCAACTTTAAAAAAATGAATAAATGAAATGGCTGAAGATATCGTTAAAAGGAAAAAAAGGCTCAAGATATTTGCTAAAAAAAGCTCAAGATAATGATTACTAATGTCCCTCTTTACTTCAAGAAAAGCAATACCTTTGCAACAGCAGTTCCTGAACCCATTGCTATTCCTATATCTGCTTTCTTCAGAGCAGGTGCATCATTGACGCCATCACCAGTCATTGCAACCTTGCATGTGAAACGAACATGGCTATTGTGTAAACTGGATTATTGCATGAAGAGGGGGAAGTGAAGCATAAATTGCCATAACCAATTACATGGCAATTGAAAATTTATCATAAAGCTACTGAAGCCCAGTGGAGAACTTTATCAACAGGTAGAATTTGTTCATAAATTTAGAAGCTTACCACTTCATTCTGTGATTGCAAGGCTTCAATGAGGATCTTTTTATGAGAAGGTTCCACTCTGCATCATCCAGTAAAACTTCTCAGATACAAAAAGGAAGTCACGAGTACAAAACTGGAAGAGCGGTGATTAAGCCATACATCTGTTGATGGTACAATCATTTTAGGAACTTTTTGTCTGATTTATCACGAAGCCCCATGTAGGCACTTGACACATAGGTACGTTGGCATATATTATGTTCCACACCACTAGGTTGTCATAATTACTATTTCAAATTGTGATTGTCGATGCCATATTATTCTTCTGAGCTATATAAGAAGTAACAATGCACACGATACTAGAACAAATCTAGTAGGAAACACACTAGAAAACTCCTATCTCAGTCACTGGATGAACTTATGACCATTTATAGCAGCACTAGCTGTGTGAATCACTAGAGCTACTTCATCAGCAATGAACTGGGTGACCTGGACAATTAATAGAACATTTTTCATCCAGTAGAATAATGCTCTAGCATTTTGCATTATAAACTTTATGTCCATGGAGCTGATTACAAGAGAAACTGGGATGTCATTAGCCATTCGGCAATGGGGTAGCTAAGTCCTAAATTTTGCTCAAATCATCTGGAGATTTTGAAGGGGGTAATAGCTAAGTCCccttctatcttttcaatgaaatgaaacacaaAGGCTTTTTGTGTTTTCTCGAAGAAAAAAAATCACCTGGAGAACAGAACCATCCTTCGCAATGCATTCGCCCTTTCCAAAGGAGGAAGCCCTTCAAATTCTGATGCTGTATATGAATACCCCGTAAAATCATCTAAATGCTCAAAGGCCCCAATTTGCCTACACAGAGATTCTGCAGTGGACTATAATAGCACATATTTATTTTCTCGCCAGTAGCAAAAGATCATCTCAGAGCAATGATAAACCAGTAAGTTCACGAACCTTGTTATCCCCAGTAACAACAATAACACGAATCCCTGCAGACATACAAGACTGGATCGCACTACGAACTTCTTCTCTTGGAGGGTCCAGCATCCCAACCTAAACCAATAGCAAATGAACATATAGTCAATATTAATGTCTACATTATCTTAACTAACATAAATCGATGCCTTACTGCAAAAGCGAAGCACAAAACGAAAAATGTACAAGACTATTAAAATAGTAACAGCAGAACCAGCAGGAGTGACAAAGCATACCAATCCAATAAATGTGAGATTTGCCTCATCGTCATAGGAAAGACTTTGTTGGCCTTCTGGCATTCGTTTTAAAGCTAATGCTAAGCACCGCAGGGTGTCTTTTCCTGCAAAACTGGAATATTCGGAGATTATTAGACATAATCAACTACAAAATTCAATGTAAAAAAGAATTTAAGAGTATATTTGGAAAAATTAACAAAATCATTAGTAATGATAATATTGCCATGTTCTAACTCAGAGGCAGGAATTGATCAAAATTATTGAGGTCAAATGGCGTCAGAAATATATTCAGTTCTATTGTTAAATCTGCCTCTATGAAGTGAGTATTCAACTAATATATTCACATCCATCAAGAAACATACCCACATGAACCTACAAATTAAATATGTGTGCATCTAGCCTTTACACTTTAAGGGGCACCTTCTGAAAACATAATCTCTTGCCGTTTTGGGCTGCAGAGGATGCTAACCTTTGAAATCTAGATTCCAGCTCATTGCGTATGTCCATAGTCAATGGTACAGAAGAACCATCATCATTGCACAATATATGTGTGCATCTGGCCATTACACTTTCAGGGGCACCTTTTGAAAACATAATCTCCTGTCGTTTTCGACTGCAAAGGACGCTCATCATTTTGCGATCTCTGGAAAAGTCTAGAACTGATATCTAAAGAATAAATCAGAAAAAATTTAAAACCATAAGAGCTTTCATACTACAAATCTGAAGAAATGGAATCACAAGATAAACTAAATAAGCCACAGGTTGTCAGAAAATACAGCATACAGAAAATGGTATTTCTCGCAGATAGGAAGTATAGTCAAAGTGTGTGCAAATATTTATCCGTGCCAACTGCAGTTTAACTAAAATAGTGCCTTAAGATGAATAACTTAACACTTAATAGTTACACAAATAGGTACCTAAACAGTTGGAACCTTCCAGTATATCTCCTGATACTTTAAGAATTTTGGAAGTACTTGTGTAGTTGCATAAAGTATCAGAAATGTATTTTTTTAGTAACTAAACAGTATTGCTGCCTGATACAATTAAGGATGGCAAtagtgcaaatggcatcacaatccacaaaatcacaAGATAGGTATGCATGTGTCATGTGGGAAACTGTGCATGTTCAGTTCGGAATGAGACTATGCACGATGGAGGATGGAACATCTATTCACCAGAACAGCAATTTCCATACAACAGCTGACCTTACAGTACTTTGTCCAGTTATACAAGGATAATGTTTCTAATGCCTATGTGTGCTAGCAAAATAACTCCACAATGAAGGAAGCTCCGTTGAAAATGGAGTAATGGAcaaggggaggggagaggagtgGAGGGGGATGCCACTCTTAAAAGAACTGCAAATACAAGCCACAGaaaagaagaacaataaatcaaTGCAAGCAAGTAGAGGAATATAACCTTTCTGAACTGATTTTCCCAGTAATGGTTGCAGTACGATGCACGCTCATGCTTTGTTAGCATGTTCAGAGCTGAAGGCATTGAATCAAAACCAGGAAGACCAACCTaagcaataaaaattaacatgaaaTTGAGATTGACATTTTCTATGAAAGCAATCAAAAATGCACTGGTAAGTCAATTCCATAGCTAACAACTGACCTTCTCCACCAGCACACGCAGAGCAACTTCAGTGGACTCCCCAATTTTCTCATAACATTTTTTATCAGGATTGTACTGTAAAGTGGACTCATTGCAAAGAGCTGAACACATGGCTATATGAAGAAGACATGGGGATTGAGGAGGAAACTCCAGCTGCAGCAAATGAGAATCCCCTCAAAAGTTAATTCCTCAAGCCAAATGGTACATATCAATGTTTGCAGCAGTAACTAAGGGACATCGTGGATCACTCAATAAATAACCCGAAGGGTTCCCCAGTTCCCTTAGTATACTGAAACAGCTGCTCACACGATTAATCCATCTACACTGGCCCTAACACTTGCCTCAATGGGTGTACAGGTGTTGCATAAATCTCAGTCAAAGTTTGCATCCTAACTCAGCCTTTAGAAGGCTATGTCTACTGTTCATATCCTATGAACCATCATAATCTGTTGTTCTACTCTACTGCAAGACACACTGGTAAAGCTGAAGTTAGCAGAGCAATGAGTACAAGACTAGTGAATAGTGATAATCTTGGTCAGATGGCATGGGCTGTACGAGTTGGTATCGTTTAGGAAATGTGTTATCATACTGCAGTCAATAAAGCATAACTTTAAACtgttagccacatgaaattacaGTGTTTAGGCTGCTGCACTATAATGATCCACAAATTAATGAAAACTGTGAAAAACATCTTTATACCTGCAATTTACTGGCATCATATATAAACCCATCAGGAGCAAATGTTGTTCCACTAATAGAATACTCGTCAGTTATTGGTCTCTGGTGCACAGACCGCACAACGCATACCTGCGATATTAAAAATACTTCTTAGTTATGGGTGAAAATAATATATTGGCCGAAGCGCGAGTGgacaaatggaggccgagctacatgtagccctttatttttaaaaaaatcgaaatcataattttaaatttcagaaaaatctgaaaaaaagttcctggatgtagccaatgatgaaatctacaaaaatgcaaaatctcaatgtgaaagtCTTTGTATTTCAGGCTACAcagaaatgaaaaatgtgtggatctgagtatagtgaatagtgcacatttcaaaactaCAAAACTtgccagattttgtcatttttctgtATCCTagaatacaaagaatttcacattgagattttgcatgttcgtagcatacatcattggctacatctaggatttttcagatttttttgaaactgtaAAATataattttggattttttttaataaagagctgcatgtagctcggcctccatttaCAGTTTTTACCGAGTTTAACAGACTTTGACCTTCAATGTATATAGCATTTTAGTAAAACACTACTGCGATTTTATGCCAtaataaaggaaaataaaatgaaaaaggcCACCTAAATGATATTTGATGTTGTAAACTGGAATATTCACCTTAGACACAGACATCATGTTTGTTGTAAGAGTACCAGTTTTGTCACTGCAAATGACTGTTGTGCATCCTAGTGTCTCCACAGAGGGTAAAGACCTGACAATTGCATTCAAGCGAGCCATTCTCTTGGTACCAAGAGCTAAGCACCTATAAGCAAAAACAGATCAATGATATGTTACATTCACTTCAGGAAGGAACAACGCAAACCAATGAACTTGAGCATAAAATGAACAAAAAACTTAAACATCGAGACGGAGGATAGGATTGGTAATGCACAGCATATGTTCTGATGTTTTTAACCGGAGTCATGGCTGACAAGGCTGCACACAACCGATTCTCCCCCTCTCCTCGAAAAGTCAGTCAGGTAGAATTGACTAATTTTGTAGAAAGTGGTAGAAATTGTTCACAGCATATACAAGGAAACGAAATTTGTTAAGTAGCTAATAGAGACAAAGGGATTTCGTTATATTACAATGTACAAACCTCCAAAGCTTAGCTACTTCGCACTTGTTTAAACATGATTTATAAGGTGTGCCCATAGTTGACATGTTTCCGGACTGGTTGGGTCGAGGGACAGGAATGAGGGTTGAGAATCGCCGGGTGGAAAAAATGGGATCGACGAGGACATACATCTCTCAACGGACCTGATCGATCGGCAGAACACGACCCAGAAATTTTGGGACGATAGCAACACCATACGACTGGAGTAGATGGGTCACATCTAGTCATAGCCCACAACAATCTGAGACCCAGTCGGTGTCTGCCCAAACCATGAACCTGTACGTCAACTTGATTTTCCGGCCAGGTTTCCCCAGACATGCCACCGGGCCTGGATGCTTGTCATCGGCTACCTATGGCGCACAAGCTCTCGAGAAAATCATCAGCGTGTCGCCTCCGACCTCCGGCTGCTATGCGGCCATCGGCTGCCTACAGAAGCTGGCGCAGCCGAGACCATTTGGCAGGTTTAGCGAACCTGGTGACTTGGGTCACGTTATGGCCAACGACACGTGTCATCCCGGACCTCGGCCCCAACCCTTGATCAGGGTGGATGATCCTTGGTCAGGGGATGCAGCATCATTCCATGTTTCCGGCTACTATGGGCGTGCCCTACACTCCTTCAAACTTCCGAACTCTCACGCTTCCCATTTTAAGATGACTCCATATCCTGCTTTACTAATAACTGACTGAGAAACATCATAACATAGCAACAAATCATTAATCTAGAAACAATAATTATACCTTGCATTAACTGCTTGAATTTAGATAGTACTTTATATTGATAGTTTAACTGGATCCCATAACAAGATTTACTTGGGACTACTGGAAATCTATAAATTGTATGTATGGAAACTCACGTTGTTACTACAGCTGGGAGACCTTCTGGAATGGCTGCGACAGCAAGGGCAACAGCAACCTATCAAAAGAAAGTGTAAGTGTAGAGCGTGTATATTTTCCGGAAATTAAAGTTGGGCACGATACTTAACAATGGTTAAAGGCAAGCAGTATAACTAGTCACCAAGGTGGAAGTACCAAACTCAACTAATCCCTCCAATTGTAAGTACAGCTCATTCTAGCTTCAGGTACATGAAAGTACCAAGTAATACAGCCCATCACTATTCCATTTTTTCTCTCAGTATGTGGTACAGCTTCATTTAACGGTGATAACGTGAACATTTACTATGCCATGGTATAACTACGACACAAAGGAATGAGTAAATAAGCTTCAGGGTTGTAGAACAATCTATATTTAATGGGAAGTTCATAGGTCATAGGTCTAAAAGCAGTTGGAAGTAGTAGAAACAGAAATGCCTAAATGAAGGTAGACTATTGACAGGTCTGTACTAAAGCATGTAGGTAGGTGGACTTAATGGACATGATTAAACATAATTATACGAACAAGGATCACATTTAAGATTTTAAGTCAGTCAACTTGACATGAAATGAAACCAAATTTGCTAGCATCAACCATATCTAAGCAATCCAGTTACAAGGCATAGACCATACCAGGCAAGATCATGAAATTGCCTGCACACATGACTAAACAATGCCATTCTACACGTGTATGTAAGTGTAGATCACAACAACAAACTAAGGCTAATTTGTGTGGATGTAGCTTCCATGAAAGATGAGGTTTCTCAATAATAATCAAGTCAGAAGACCACCACTACTAGGTCATGCAGATGCAGTCTAGAAAAGAGAACCAACTATACCAAATTCTGCACTTCGTCTTAACACTCAACGACCAAATTTCTGCTGATTGTTTTACAGAAATATTTGTCAACTCTCACGATGTAAAAAGGAGATAATATATAACGGACTGCTGGTCAACCTAAAATGAACGAATGCTAGGAAATATACATTCAAACAGAACAGGAACAGTGATATACCTTAAAATAATGAATGGCACCCCTAAGAAAACCACCATGAGAAGGATCACGGAAATGGCCAATATTTACAACCCAAACAAGAATACAGATCCCTGCTATCACCTGAAAAGAAAAAACATAATCTGATGAAGCCTCAAAGAAGTATCCTGAAACAACAACTGTGATTCACGGCCACAACTTATATGCCATTCATCATTTGTGCCATTGCAATAATTTTCGCATTGTTACATGTAATATAttcataagatacactaatatcaCTTGTGTTCAAAGCTTTGTACTGATTAACTTCTAATCTGTGTTAGCGTTTGTTTTAAAATAGACAATTATTCCTCTCTATGACTTTCCGCTAGTCAGTGTAAAAATAGAAAAgctacatactccctccatcccaaaatgcaAGGggcctaaggattagtcaaaagtcaacgttttaaaactttgactaagtttatacacaataatatgaacatttacaatactgaatcaatatcaatagattcattCTTAATGTGTTCATCCGATATTGtggatgtaaatattttttactaaatatttggtcaaagttagtaagatttgacttttgactaatccttagatgccttacattttgggacaggGGGAGTAAATAAGTAGGAGCAAACTAAAATATTACTGCCTCCTTGCCATAATATAGTGCATGAGTTGTTTTAAAAGTCAAACCTCATCAACTTTGACCCAAGTTTATTGAGAAAAACATCTATATCTACAACACCAAATGGATACCAAATGAAAATATACACCATGATGAATCTAATGGTATTGATTTGGCATTCTAGATGTTGATGATTTTTTCTACATACTTGCTCAAACTTTACATCGTTTGACTTTTAAAAATTCTTATATGCACTACATTTTGGCAAGGAGGGAGTACAATGTTATTGTTATATTACCAGAAAAAAATGGATATAGCAAGCCACTAAGGCCCTTGAACAAAAGGAACCCAATTCAGTTTTTGTTAGTTTTCATTGAGAAGCCTTCAATCCAATAAATGTTTCCATCAATTCGCTTCAGTCATAATATTTCAGGCAATATTTTCCCTTGATTTTGGAAAGAAAACTACTCATATGTATTGAAAACCCCATGGTCAGATACCTTGGCCAAAAAGGTACCAAATTCATCCAGTTTTTTCTTCAGTGGAGTTGCTTCCTGAAAGTGAGTTGGAATGTTGTCAATGCTTAGAATCATCACTATACATAAAGCAGCAGGGTAATGTCACCATTAACCAAAGTTCTAAGAAGAAAAATAATACCAACGCAGCAAAATGCCTAAAGTGACTACATATAATTTGAATGAGAAACATAATTCGTCCATTTTATCATAAAATATGCATAAGAGGGGCAAACCGCCGATTACTTACATCCTCTGTTCTCAGCATCGCATCACGTATACTTCCCATTGCAGTACTAGAACCAACACCAATAACAACAGATCTTGCTCTACCAGCTACAACAACAGTGCCCTGGGAAGCAAAGACAGCAGACAGCATGCAAACCTCAGAACAAGCAACTGGAGGATGGCTGCAATGAGCAAAAGTTCAAAAGAGGATGTGTTCATATAGATGTAATTTAAAATTTGATCCAGGAATTTGAGCAGTTCATAAAGATTTATATAATTACTATATGTGTTAAAATGCTCATTAATAATAAGAAAGGACAAGAGATATCTAGCACCGATTTCAATTATTTGTACAGGTATGAGCAGTGTTTCCGCAGCGAAAAACATGGAGTGCGAACCCAACTGTAAGTGCAACCCTGCAAATATCAAGTACAGGTATGATGGACATTTTTCTGGGTAACCGCCTCACACGGGCTCCAACATTTTCAGTAACATCCAAATCTGATCCATTCATCTCTCATCTAATGGTTCGCATGGGAGTTCATATATTTTCACTTAAAGATGCATGTTTACTTGATTTGTCCCCTACATTTAACACTCAAAAGGACAAATCTATGTAATATACATGATTGTGACTACCAAGATGCAGAGTGCAACAGTTTGCTTCATATACACCTACCGAGAAAAGAATGTTTGTTTTGTCCTGGTAGACAGCATTCATTGCTGAAGTTGAATCGAGCTCTTTAGCCACTGAACAGCTTTCCCCTAGAATAATCCAAAAAATAAACAAACGATTCAGAAACACCAAGTAGAGCTTCTGATAGATTTACAGCATGCATTTAACAGTGTTTAAATTGATAGCTACATTGCCAGAACAATGCATGGATCAAAAAAGACATAAATTATCCATTCTGCATAAAACAACAGTGCCACAATGAATTGCTCATATTAAACTTCAGTTCATATTAGGACGAATAAAAAGATGGCACGGGACAACACTAAGAGTACCTGTCAGAATCGCCTGGTCAACACGCAATTGATGACTTAGCATTTCAACCATTCTCATGTCAGCCGGAACTTTGCAACCAACTTATCCATAAAAAAAGGTATGACCAAGTTACATCAGGAACATACTCAGCATGGTACTAAATGGAAATATTCGGAGGAATTGGACAGTACCTCCCACTTCTACAATATCCCCAGGGACAAGTTCTGTTGCTGGAAGTATAGAAAAGCAACCTACCAAATTGATCATTGACAAGTGCCTCAGCCATATGAATAACCATGATCAAAAGAACATAAGGAATATTTAATAATGAGTCTTTAAAGTGAAGATAAATCAGTCCAATCACAAATATCCTGATAAAACTTCATTTTCACATATACAGATACAAGGACCTTTACGAGATTAAAGGTGATACAAAATAGCACTTCTCAAGCAAGGAAGTATGAATTGAATATGTTGCTCTTAGCCAAAACATTTTTGCTTGAACTCGTTGTCTTCCAAACCAGTTTGATTGCAAAAAAAAGCTAAAAACGAAGCCCAATTCCTACATTGTCGATACATATATATGCGCGTACAAGACGTATGCGCAAACCGAATAACTGCAAGGAACTAAGGTTTGTACAAGAGTCTGCTTAGCATGCTGCTACCACAATACAAGTACAGAATGCACCAAAGCCGCCGATGTTTGCAGGGGAACTTTAATCCAATTGCAGCTTATGTCTCAATGACATGTCAGCTCGTGCCTCCCATGACAGTGCCACAGCAAGTAGATTATTTTGAATTTAAATATTTCAAATGAAATGGTTATATTGCATATGTTAGATTTCAAAACTAAATGAGTAGATGCAAGTATGCAACTCGGTCACAAATTAGCAGAAGTTCAGTCGGAATACAGCAAAAATAAAATTGCACAGAAATATGCTTGCACGATTGAGATGCAACAATCAATTCGAAAAGTTAAGTACCATTGCGCAGTACCGTTGCAACATCAGCTTGATATGCTCGCAATTCCTACAGAGTTTTTTATCAACAGGTCATTATGGATGGTCATCAAAGTTGGCCATTCTGATGCCAATTGTGGTTACATAGTGTAAGATAAAGTTAAGTAACAAGATTAGCAAtgcatagaaaaataaaaaataggacCAAAGAGCCTGCTTCCTATTCCCTACACATGACAGGAAAAACGAACGAACTGTAACATGAGATTTGAGTGGATGGAAATCCAGATGGATCCAATCCTGAGAATCAAACAACCTATAGAGGAAAAAACCTAAGGATTTGAATCCTCCAAAAATCCTgaaattcctatgaatcaaataagACATTACTGTTGCTCTAAAATATCTGAAACAAGCTACAATGAAGACGAAAACAAGAGAACATAACCAGGATAAACATGGTGTATACACAAATATGCATCCAAGTGATTAGATAACAGTCTTTAAAGCACTTCGAGTTCCAGTTCTACTCAAGTTATATGCTCCCTCCGTTCCCTTTAATTGACTCTAatttacaaagttgtactaaattagAGTCAATTAGaagggaacagagggagtagatgTTTGAAGGAAAGTGGAAAACAAAAAAGCATAGGGGCAGCCAAAAGATTAAAGGCACTCATAATTTGTCGCAACATgtgcaaaaaagaaaaacatatcaaacagcagtaaaacagatctGCAGTACTAGGTACAACAATAGAGCCTTATTTGAAGAAAGAACCTCGAGAGCTTTTTCAGCATTTGTTTCTGTGATCACTCCAACTGCTGCATTTGCTGCTAGTATCATAAATATGACCTATACAAATAAAATCCACCCTGTTAGTTACTGCCTGCATGTGGCACTTCACACATCATTTCCACACAGCATATATCCACCAAACAGTACAACTTACAGAGGGTTCCAAAAATGCTGTTAATCCGGTTTCCCCATTCAGTCGAGCCAAAAGGAAGGATACCACAGCAGCTG contains:
- the LOC124704180 gene encoding calcium-transporting ATPase 3, endoplasmic reticulum-type: MEDAYAKSVAEVLEAFGVDRTKGLSDSQVEQHAVLYGKNELPQEESTPFWKLVLKQFDDLLVKILVAAAVVSFLLARLNGETGLTAFLEPSVIFMILAANAAVGVITETNAEKALEELRAYQADVATVLRNGCFSILPATELVPGDIVEVGVGCKVPADMRMVEMLSHQLRVDQAILTGESCSVAKELDSTSAMNAVYQDKTNILFSGTVVVAGRARSVVIGVGSSTAMGSIRDAMLRTEDEATPLKKKLDEFGTFLAKVIAGICILVWVVNIGHFRDPSHGGFLRGAIHYFKVAVALAVAAIPEGLPAVVTTCLALGTKRMARLNAIVRSLPSVETLGCTTVICSDKTGTLTTNMMSVSKVCVVRSVHQRPITDEYSISGTTFAPDGFIYDASKLQLEFPPQSPCLLHIAMCSALCNESTLQYNPDKKCYEKIGESTEVALRVLVEKVGLPGFDSMPSALNMLTKHERASYCNHYWENQFRKISVLDFSRDRKMMSVLCSRKRQEIMFSKGAPESVMARCTHILCNDDGSSVPLTMDIRNELESRFQSFAGKDTLRCLALALKRMPEGQQSLSYDDEANLTFIGLVGMLDPPREEVRSAIQSCMSAGIRVIVVTGDNKSTAESLCRQIGAFEHLDDFTGYSYTASEFEGLPPLERANALRRMVLFSRVEPSHKKILIEALQSQNEVVAMTGDGVNDAPALKKADIGIAMGSGTAVAKSASDMVLADDNFATIVAAVAEGRAIYNNTKQFIRYMISSNIGEVVCIFVAAVLGMPDTLVPVQLLWVNLVTDGLPATAIGFNKPDGNIMTVKPRKVNEAVVSGWLFFRYLVIGAYVGLATIAGFVWWFVYSENGPRLPYSELVNFDSCSTRQTSYPCSIFEDRHPSTVSMTVLVVVEMFNALNNLSENQSLLVIHPWSNLWLVGSIILTMLLHISVLYMEPLSALFSVSPLSWAEWKVVLYLSFPVILIDEVLKFFSRSSRAWRYPSRLWRREVLPKEARDN